The genomic region ATGCATACCTATCATTTTTCATATGTTAAATATAATATTGGAATATATAAGCTTATACTACCACGGAAAAGAAAGGCAAACTTCTAACTAACATTTCACCAAACAACTTTTGTGCGTCTAAAAAACTTTCAAAATCACAACAAATTAATGAGAATGCATCACCCTATTTGAGTAAAAACAGTTCAAATTTGGAAATAGAAGATAATATGAGCAATTCAAACAAAACCAAACCAACCAACTTCAGATAAACAAACCATAATAAGTGCTTACAAAGCTTTTACCAATTTAAGTGTAAAAGACGCCGGAAACTAAAACTGAAAGATAACATGTGTACCTTCAATGTAATAAGCAGCAGTATTGGATGACGATTCAAGGCATGTGAATTCGTCTGCATATGATTTGTCGTTTTTCTTCTGCCAAATGACCAACCATATCCTTAAGTTGTAACCTAGTGTTCAACGGTTGTGCAGTTAGACCTATGTATCGGTAGTGTtcaatgttggtgattttagtgtcatccaacatacattttagttagttgcgatttacttgaatgcaggtgttagctagctatacttaccaatgggttcggagagtgtggagtacacgcccgtaagagttggctactaactgtcgcATAAATGCAGGGGTCAaagggggctgcgcccccttgcggggtccaaggggcagcgcccatGGCTGGGGTCCCGCTCCCAGGTGAGCGGGCAGGGGTCGAGGGGGTAGACTTTTGGTTAACTAGAAACCTCAACAGAGTATGCACTATTCGTTAACTAGAAAAGTTGCATTCGAATAAGTGTTAGCAAACATGTATGCCTTTTGGTATAACCGATTTTCCTGCCAAAATTGAAGGGTTACACCCTTTCGGTTTAACTGTTTTCCTATAACAGTTTATGAACATTTTTTATTCATTCATTCTGTATTCATCAAACCAacagaaacacacacatattctctaacaatttgatcagtgatttcgttgccaaaaacactgattgtgttcttgtttgatccctgtaaagatttcgtgcaaccgaggcaatcgtagggtcgaaatactttatagagatagtgattacacgattcaagaacgaatccgacAGTCAATTCATACAcgatttctaacaaatctataaagtatttAGTCTGTAATCATGTCTGGGGAAACGGTGAAAGAGATGACAAGGCAGTTTGCAAAACTGGAGAAATTTGAAGGAGTTAATATTCGAAGATGGCAACAGAAGATGCGATTTCTGTTAACAACGTTGAAGGTTGTTCATGTTCTATCCACCCCTATGCCAGAACTTCCTGAGGATGCAACTTTGGATCAAATCAGGAGAAGAAACAAGTGGGATAACGATGATTTCATATGTCATGGCCACATTCTAAATGGTATGTCTAATGCTCTTTTTTATGTCTATCAATATGTAGAAACTGCTAAGGAACTATGGGATTCGCTTGAATCCAAATACATGGCCAAAGATGCTTCGAGTAAGAAGTTTCTTGTGAGTAATTTCAATAATTACAAAATGGTGGATTCAAGGCCTGTTATGGAACAGTTCCACGAAATTCTTTGAATTTTATTATAGTTTACACAACACAATCTGAAAATGGATGAATTCATTTCAGTGTCTTCAATTAGAGACAAACTACCACCATCATGGCAGACTTTCAAACACATGTTAAAACATAAGAAAGAAGAATTGTCTTTGACTGAATTGGAAGGCACCCTACATATTGAGGAATCAATACGTGATCAAGAGGGTGGTAAGACTAAAGAAAAGGACGTTGCATCATCCTCTGTTAACATTATTGAGGATGTTAAACGTgggaacaaaaacaacaaaaagttcAATGGAAAGAAACGTAAGTTTCAAGGGAACAACGATGGTTCCAACAAGAAGGATAAGAAATCTCTATCTTGTTGGATTTGTGGCAAACCTGGTCACTTTAAGAAAGAATGTCGTGTTGGAAAGAACAAGGATGGAGCAAGCGGTTCGGGTTCAGGAAACGGGTCTAAGGACCAAGTTCCTAACCAAGGTCAGAATTTTGATTGTATTATAAATTCTGTTCAGAATTATGTATCACATATTTTCTGAAGCATTTTATGTACAGGATGATAACATAGCGTGGTGGATTGATTCCGGGGCCACATGTCTTGCATGTAAAGATCGCTATTGGTTTAAGACATTTCAACCTGATGATGATGTGCTTCACATGGGGAATGAATCAGTCACTCATGTCCTTGGTCGTGGAGATGTTGTTTTACAATTTAGTTCTGATAAGACAATTACTTTAAATAATGTTGTGTATGTACCTGGGTTGAGAAAGAATCTGATTTCCAATCCtatattaaataagtgtggttataaacaagtatTTGAATCCGACAAGTATATCTTATCGAATGGTGGCATGTTTATTGGATTTGGATACTATAATAATGGTATGTTTATGTTGAATCTTAAGAATGTTCCTGTTGTTGATAATTCTGCTTGGATGATTAGTTCTAGTTCAAATGAGTCAAGTTTATGGCATGCGCGTCTAGGACATGTACattataaaagaatgtatgaaaTGTCTAAAGTTGATTTGATTCCTACCTTTGAAAAATGTTCTGAAAAATGTAATACTTGTATGTTGAATAAAATCACGAGACAATCTTTTAAGACCTTAAACACGACCTCTTTGAATTTAGAACTAATTGATAGTGACCTTTGTGATTTTCATGCTACACCTTCATTAGGAAATAAGAAGTATGTAATCACATTTATAGATGATGCGTCTAAGTTTTGCTATGTTTCTCTTTTGCATTCTAAAGATGAGGCCTTAGACAAATTTAAAATCTATAAGACTGAAGTGGAATTACAACAAAATGGTTTAATTAAAACGTTGCGCACCGATAGAGGTGGTGAGTATTATGATCCAATGTATTTCCAATCTGTAGGGATTATTCATCAAACTACAGCTCCATATACACCACAACAAATGGTGTAGCGGAGAGGAAAAATAGGTCTctcaaggaaatggttaattctaTGATGACGTACTCTGGTTTGAGTGACGGATTTTGGGGTGAAGCCATGTTAACGGCTTGTCACATTTTGAATAGAGTTCCTAATAAAAGAGGAACTATGACTCCTTACGAACTTTGGTACAAGAAACAACCAAACTTGCATTATTTGCGAGTTTGGGGTTGTCGGGCAATCGTAAGATTAACCGAACCCAAAATTAAAACTTTGGGTGAAAGAGGTGTTGATTGCATCTTTATTGGATATGCTGAGCATTCCAAAGCCTATAGGTTTTATGTGATAGAACCTAATGATTTTATTTCGATTAACATCGTTATAGAATCAAGAGATGCAATATTTGATGAATCCCGTTTTACATCAATACCTAGACCAAGGGACTTGATTTCTCATTCAAATGAGACTACATAAGGAGTTAACCTGGAAGAAATTCCAAGTGAGTCACTAGAACCTCGTAGGGGCTCTAGAACTAGGACACCCAAGTCGTATGGTTCTGATTTTCAACTTTACCTAGTTGAAGGATCGAGAGATTGTGTTAAGTCACAATATTCTTACTGTTACAGTATAGACGATGATCCTAGAACCTTTGATGAGGCCATGAAATCTCGTGACGTTGCTTTTTGGAAAGAAGCAATTGACGACGAGATGAGTTCTATTTTGGAGAATAATACTTGGGTATTAACAGATTTACCACCAGGATGCAAACCTTTGGGAAAAAagtggatcttcaagaagaagatGAAAGTCGATGGCACAATTGATAAGTTTAAAGCtagattggttatccaaggctttaaACAAAAGGAGGGTATTGATTATTTCGATACATATGCTCCTGTTGCTCGTATCACTACTATTAGATTGTTAATAGCACTTGCTGCTACGTATGATCTATTGATCCATCAAATGATGTCAAAACAtcattcttgaatggtgatttggaAGAGGAAGTGTATATGAGACAACCAAAAGGGTTTGTTATGCCAGGTCAAGAGCATAAGGTGTGCAAGTTGGTTAAATCATTGTACGGGCTAAAACAAGCTCCCAAGAAgtggcatcagaagtttgatgatgtgGTGTTGTCTAATGGTTTCGTACTAAATCAATCTGACAAGTGTGTATATAGAAAATTCGATCAATCCGGAAAAGGTGTGATCATTTTCTTATACGTGGATGACATGTTGATCTTTGGTACTGACCAAGATCAAGTTGAGAGAACAAAGGAGTTTTTATCTTCGAAGTTCTCCATGAAGGACATGGGAGTGGCGGATGTAATCCTAGGCATAAGGATTAAAAGGGATGATAAAGGTATCACGATCACACAATCTCATTACATTGAGAAGATTCTGAAACGGTTTAAATGTGAACAATATTCTCCCTTGAATACTCCCGTTGATACAATTGTGAAGCTTATGCCCCATTCGGgtaaagctgtatcacaacttgaatACTCTCGAGCAATTGGATGTTTGATGTATGCTATGACAAGCACACGCCCTGATATTGCTTTCATAGTGGGAAAACTTAGTAGGTTTACTAGTAATCCAAATGCTA from Rutidosis leptorrhynchoides isolate AG116_Rl617_1_P2 chromosome 9, CSIRO_AGI_Rlap_v1, whole genome shotgun sequence harbors:
- the LOC139868205 gene encoding uncharacterized protein — encoded protein: MSGETVKEMTRQFAKLEKFEGVNIRRWQQKMRFLLTTLKVVHVLSTPMPELPEDATLDQIRRRNKWDNDDFICHGHILNGMSNALFYVYQYVETAKELWDSLESKYMAKDASSKKFLFTQHNLKMDEFISVSSIRDKLPPSWQTFKHMLKHKKEELSLTELEGTLHIEESIRDQEGGKTKEKDVASSSVNIIEDVKRGNKNNKKFNGKKRKFQGNNDGSNKKDKKSLSCWICGKPGHFKKECRVGKNKDGASGSGSGNGSKDQVPNQG